The Limosilactobacillus panis DNA segment AATGCGCCGCTTAACCCAGTTACGGTGAACCGCGTTACCGATTTTTTTCCCAACTGAAATTCCGACCCGGAAATGCTTCTGGCCTGGCTTAGCCATCTGATAAATGATGAATTTATGGTTCGCAACGGAATTGTGAGTCTCAAAAACCCGTTGAAACTCACTTTCCTTTTTTACTCGGTATGACTTTCTCATGA contains these protein-coding regions:
- the rnpA gene encoding ribonuclease P protein component; its protein translation is MRKSYRVKKESEFQRVFETHNSVANHKFIIYQMAKPGQKHFRVGISVGKKIGNAVHRNWVKRRIRQTLLEVKPQLRSDVDFLVIARPAADGLEMAEIKKNLVHALKLAKLINEK